In Chlamydia serpentis, the following are encoded in one genomic region:
- a CDS encoding pGP6-D family virulence protein: MGNLKTLLESRFKKNTQTKMEILARKRMEGDLSPLANSFSNPTLSSKEKEQIRDLLEHYNLREHLEESDLLHLCTLSAEVKQIHHQSILLHGERIAKVRDVLKSYREGAFSSWLLLTYGNRQTPYNFLVYYEFFKRLPEPLKIEMEKMPRQVVYTLASRQGPQEKKEEIIRNYRGEGKSELLDLIRKEFPLVDTDCRKTSPVKQALAMLSKGSQILNKCTELSSDEKIILEKLIKKLEKVKSNLFPSTKV; encoded by the coding sequence ATGGGCAATCTAAAAACGTTATTAGAAAGTCGTTTTAAAAAAAATACTCAAACTAAAATGGAGATTCTTGCTCGTAAGCGCATGGAAGGCGACCTCTCTCCTCTCGCAAATAGTTTCTCTAATCCAACCCTGTCATCCAAAGAAAAAGAACAAATACGTGACTTGCTCGAACATTATAACCTTCGAGAGCACCTTGAAGAGTCTGACCTTCTACACCTATGCACTCTTTCTGCTGAAGTGAAGCAAATCCATCATCAGTCTATTTTATTGCATGGGGAGCGTATAGCAAAAGTCCGTGATGTACTAAAAAGTTATCGTGAAGGAGCCTTCTCTTCATGGCTACTTCTAACCTACGGCAATAGACAGACTCCTTATAATTTCTTAGTTTATTACGAGTTCTTCAAGCGTCTCCCCGAGCCTTTAAAAATAGAAATGGAGAAGATGCCTAGACAAGTGGTCTATACCCTCGCTTCTCGTCAAGGACCTCAAGAAAAAAAAGAAGAAATTATCAGAAATTACCGAGGAGAAGGGAAAAGTGAGCTCTTAGACCTTATCCGAAAAGAATTTCCTTTAGTCGATACAGATTGCAGAAAAACATCTCCAGTAAAACAGGCTCTTGCTATGCTTTCCAAAGGCTCTCAAATCCTAAACAAATGTACAGAGCTCTCCTCTGATGAGAAGATCATTTTGGAAAAATTGATAAAAAAATTAGAAAAAGTTAAAAGTAACCTCTTTCCCAGTACAAAGGTA
- a CDS encoding ParA family protein: MKTIAVNSFKGGTAKTSTTLHLGAALAQYHKAKVLLIDFDAQANLTSGLGLDPDCYDSLAVVLQGEKKIEDVIRPIQDTGLDLIPADTWLERVEVSGSLAADRYSHERLKYVLSSVKDKYDYVIIDTPPSLCWLTESALIAADYALICATPEFYSVKGLERLAGFIQGIAARHPLNILGVALSFWNCRGKNNSAFANLIQKTFPGKLLNTKIRRDITVSEAAIHGKPVFATSPSGRASEDYFNLTKELLILLRDI, encoded by the coding sequence ATGAAGACGATCGCTGTCAACAGCTTTAAAGGTGGAACAGCTAAAACATCAACAACTCTTCATCTTGGTGCGGCTCTTGCGCAATATCACAAAGCCAAGGTTTTGCTTATTGACTTTGATGCTCAAGCAAACCTTACCTCTGGTTTGGGATTGGATCCTGATTGCTATGACAGCCTTGCTGTTGTTTTACAAGGAGAAAAGAAGATAGAAGATGTCATTCGTCCTATCCAAGATACTGGCTTAGATTTAATTCCCGCTGACACCTGGTTAGAGCGTGTAGAAGTTTCAGGAAGCCTTGCTGCCGATCGTTATTCTCACGAGAGGCTGAAGTATGTCCTTAGCTCTGTAAAAGACAAATACGACTATGTTATTATTGATACCCCTCCTTCGCTTTGTTGGCTTACAGAATCTGCGCTCATTGCTGCGGACTATGCTCTTATCTGTGCTACACCAGAATTCTATAGCGTTAAAGGCTTGGAACGTCTAGCAGGTTTCATTCAAGGAATCGCTGCTCGGCATCCCTTAAATATTTTAGGTGTTGCTCTATCCTTTTGGAATTGTCGAGGGAAAAATAACTCAGCATTTGCCAACCTTATTCAAAAAACTTTCCCAGGGAAGTTACTAAACACCAAAATACGTAGAGACATTACTGTTTCAGAGGCTGCTATTCACGGTAAGCCCGTCTTCGCTACATCTCCTAGTGGACGTGCTTCTGAAGACTATTTCAACCTCACTAAAGAATTGCTAATTTTACTAAGAGATATTTAA
- the thrS gene encoding threonine--tRNA ligase, translating into MIHVTCGEKKFELPEGTTAADVAKQLKNSIEFIGVLINGSAKDLSTHLKTGDTLAFLTPEDPEGREIFLHTSAHLLAQAVLRLWPNALPTIGPVIDQGFYYDFANLSISESDFPLIEETVKQIVNEKLKISRFTCENKEQALERFPNNPFKTELIRELPENEEISAYSQGEFFDLCRGPHLPSTGHVKAFKVLRTSAAYWRGDPSRESLVRIYGVSFPSSKELTAHLDQIEEAKKRDHRILGVKLDLFSQQESSPGMPFFHPRGMIIWDALIGYWKQLHLAAGYKEILTPQLMNRQLWEVSGHWTNYKANMYTLQIDDEDYAIKPMNCPGCMLYYKTRLHSYREFPLRIAEIGHVHRQEASGALSGLMRVRAFHQDDAHVFLTPEQVEEETLNILSLVSKLYSTFGLEYHLELSTRPEKDTIGDDSLWELATDALHRALIKSGTPFIIREGEGAFYGPKIDIHVRDAIQRTWQCGTIQLDMFLPERFKLEYTTLQGTKSVPVMLHRALFGSIERFFGILIEHFKGRFPLWLSPEQVRVITIADRHIPRAKELVEAWKQLGLVVSLDDSSESVSKKIRNAQNMQVNYMITLGDREINENVLAVRTRDNRVISDVTIERFLNTILEEKNSLSLTALL; encoded by the coding sequence ATGATTCACGTAACTTGTGGTGAAAAAAAATTCGAGCTACCCGAAGGCACTACAGCAGCGGATGTAGCTAAGCAATTAAAAAATTCAATCGAATTTATTGGAGTTCTTATTAATGGCTCTGCTAAAGATCTTTCTACCCATCTAAAAACAGGAGACACCCTAGCCTTCCTCACTCCTGAAGATCCTGAAGGACGAGAAATTTTTCTTCACACTTCTGCTCATCTTTTAGCCCAAGCAGTACTGCGGTTATGGCCTAATGCCCTTCCCACAATCGGGCCTGTCATAGATCAAGGGTTTTACTACGATTTTGCTAACCTTTCAATTAGCGAAAGTGACTTTCCTCTAATTGAAGAGACAGTAAAACAGATTGTAAACGAAAAGCTTAAGATTTCTCGTTTTACATGTGAAAATAAAGAACAAGCTCTGGAAAGGTTCCCAAATAATCCATTCAAAACAGAATTGATTCGTGAACTTCCGGAAAATGAGGAGATTTCAGCCTATAGTCAAGGAGAGTTTTTTGATCTTTGTCGGGGTCCTCATCTTCCTTCTACTGGGCATGTAAAAGCATTTAAAGTATTACGCACATCAGCAGCTTATTGGCGAGGTGATCCCTCTCGAGAATCTCTAGTACGTATTTATGGGGTCTCCTTTCCGTCGTCTAAAGAACTCACAGCACATCTCGATCAAATTGAAGAAGCAAAAAAACGGGACCACCGTATATTGGGAGTAAAGCTAGACCTCTTCTCTCAACAAGAGAGTTCGCCTGGCATGCCCTTTTTTCATCCCCGCGGCATGATTATTTGGGATGCTTTAATTGGCTATTGGAAACAGCTACACCTAGCAGCTGGCTATAAAGAGATTCTAACACCCCAACTAATGAATCGTCAGCTATGGGAGGTTTCGGGTCACTGGACAAACTATAAAGCAAACATGTACACGTTGCAAATCGATGATGAAGACTACGCTATCAAGCCAATGAACTGTCCAGGTTGTATGCTATACTATAAAACGCGTTTGCATAGTTATAGGGAATTTCCTCTTCGTATAGCAGAAATTGGTCACGTGCATCGTCAAGAGGCCTCTGGAGCTTTATCGGGATTGATGCGTGTTCGTGCATTTCATCAAGATGATGCTCATGTCTTCCTTACTCCAGAACAAGTTGAAGAGGAAACTCTAAATATTCTTTCATTGGTTTCTAAACTATACAGTACATTTGGACTGGAATACCATTTAGAGCTCTCTACTCGTCCAGAAAAAGATACTATAGGCGATGACTCTCTATGGGAATTAGCTACAGATGCGTTGCATCGAGCATTAATCAAGTCGGGAACACCCTTCATTATCCGTGAAGGAGAAGGAGCGTTTTATGGTCCTAAAATTGATATTCATGTTAGAGATGCAATTCAAAGAACATGGCAATGTGGTACAATTCAATTAGATATGTTCTTACCAGAACGTTTCAAATTAGAATATACAACGCTTCAGGGAACTAAGAGTGTTCCTGTGATGCTCCACCGGGCTCTTTTTGGCTCTATAGAGCGTTTCTTTGGTATTCTGATAGAACATTTCAAAGGTAGATTCCCACTTTGGTTAAGTCCTGAGCAAGTGCGTGTTATTACGATTGCTGACCGTCATATTCCTCGAGCTAAGGAATTAGTTGAGGCATGGAAGCAGTTGGGCTTAGTTGTCTCCTTAGATGATTCTAGCGAATCTGTAAGTAAAAAGATTCGGAACGCGCAAAACATGCAAGTAAACTACATGATCACCCTTGGAGATCGTGAAATTAATGAAAATGTATTAGCAGTACGCACGCGTGACAATCGTGTGATTAGCGACGTCACCATAGAAAGATTCTTAAACACTATACTTGAAGAAAAGAACTCTTTAAGTTTAACTGCATTATTGTAG
- a CDS encoding DMT family transporter, translating to MSLILVFLTGFIWSSSFALSKLAMNASSPIFATGVRMVIAGAILGLAAWWRGGFVTVSKKILVYVLLLAVTGFYLTNICEFIGLQHLSASKACFIYGLSPLMSAFFSYIQLKEKVTQKKVLGLLLGLLSYICYLTFGGGGASGGWTWQIGLPEMLILGAASLASFGWTLLRKIEKETTLSVTAINAYAMLIAGILSLIHSIMVESWQPSPVRDVSQFLYGTLALVVVSNLICYNMYAKLLRKYSSTFLSFCNLIMPLYSGFYAWVLLGEKGVTVGLILAVSFMVAGCRLIYHEEFRQGYIFS from the coding sequence ATGTCGCTAATTTTGGTTTTTCTTACAGGATTTATTTGGTCTTCTTCCTTTGCGCTTAGCAAGTTGGCTATGAATGCCTCTTCTCCTATATTTGCTACCGGAGTTCGTATGGTAATTGCTGGTGCTATTTTAGGCCTGGCTGCTTGGTGGCGGGGTGGTTTTGTGACCGTATCAAAAAAAATATTGGTTTATGTGTTGCTATTAGCTGTAACAGGGTTCTATCTTACCAACATTTGTGAATTTATAGGGTTGCAACACCTGAGTGCGTCTAAGGCGTGCTTTATTTATGGGCTTTCTCCATTGATGTCAGCGTTTTTTTCCTACATTCAGCTGAAGGAAAAAGTGACACAAAAAAAGGTTTTAGGACTTTTACTAGGTTTATTGAGCTATATTTGCTACCTAACCTTTGGAGGAGGAGGCGCTTCGGGTGGATGGACATGGCAGATCGGTTTGCCGGAAATGCTGATTTTGGGAGCAGCAAGTTTAGCGTCTTTTGGATGGACCTTGCTCAGAAAAATTGAAAAGGAAACAACCCTGTCAGTCACAGCTATCAATGCTTATGCTATGTTAATCGCAGGGATCTTATCTTTGATTCATTCTATAATGGTCGAATCATGGCAACCTAGCCCAGTAAGAGATGTATCACAATTTTTATATGGAACTTTGGCTTTAGTGGTAGTTTCTAATTTGATTTGCTATAACATGTACGCTAAGCTATTGAGAAAATATTCTTCGACATTCCTTTCGTTTTGTAATCTTATTATGCCCTTATATTCAGGATTTTATGCCTGGGTATTGCTTGGGGAAAAAGGAGTTACTGTGGGTTTGATTTTAGCTGTGAGTTTTATGGTGGCAGGTTGTCGTCTCATCTATCACGAAGAGTTTCGTCAGGGTTATATTTTTTCATAA
- the sctE gene encoding type III secretion system translocon subunit SctE: MTSGVSGNSSNPNPELAAHLAEVSQKAGALQGGHDTKNVSKQGAQAEAAAGGFEDLIQDAASQKTTKKESTSSTAKSAKGEKSEKSSEAKSTTSVSSANETATAQAVQSPNKLKQSNYSLPELPQPDTQTVNGIVLKKNMGALALLGLIMTLMANAAGASWKASFQAQNQAIQSQVEAAPAIGEAIKNQANAQASATEAQAKQSLISGIVNIVGFAISVGAGLFSAAKGATSALKSAAFAKETGATAAGTASKALGSATSSVQQTTATAAKSVSSAAGSMGSTAAKAASNLTDDMAAAASKTVSQAATGGGSAASSGLFGQFLNKPNWSEKVSRGMNVVKTQGGRVASFAGKALSSSMQMSQLMHGITAAVEGISGSITGTEVAHQQRLAGKFEAQAEVMKQMSSVYGQQAGQAGQLQEQAMQSFNSALQTLQNIADSQTQTSAAIFS; this comes from the coding sequence ATGACATCAGGCGTTAGTGGAAATTCTTCAAACCCAAACCCCGAATTAGCTGCCCATTTAGCAGAAGTCTCTCAAAAAGCAGGAGCTTTGCAAGGTGGTCATGATACCAAAAATGTATCAAAACAAGGAGCTCAAGCAGAAGCAGCTGCCGGGGGTTTCGAGGATCTTATTCAAGATGCGGCATCACAAAAAACTACTAAAAAAGAAAGCACCTCCTCAACTGCTAAAAGTGCCAAAGGAGAAAAAAGTGAAAAGTCTAGCGAAGCGAAATCCACAACTTCCGTATCTAGTGCAAATGAAACTGCAACAGCGCAAGCTGTACAAAGTCCTAATAAATTAAAGCAAAGCAACTATAGTTTACCCGAGCTTCCCCAGCCAGATACTCAAACTGTCAATGGGATTGTACTTAAAAAAAATATGGGGGCCTTAGCTCTTTTAGGTTTGATTATGACCTTAATGGCCAATGCTGCCGGAGCATCTTGGAAAGCTTCCTTCCAAGCTCAAAACCAAGCCATCCAATCGCAAGTAGAAGCTGCCCCAGCTATTGGAGAAGCAATTAAAAACCAAGCAAATGCCCAAGCTTCAGCTACAGAAGCTCAGGCAAAACAATCTCTCATTAGTGGGATTGTCAACATCGTAGGGTTTGCAATTTCTGTTGGCGCGGGTCTTTTCTCTGCAGCTAAAGGAGCTACTTCTGCTCTCAAATCGGCTGCCTTTGCAAAAGAAACAGGAGCTACAGCCGCTGGAACCGCTTCCAAGGCACTCGGCTCTGCAACCTCTTCAGTTCAGCAAACTACAGCTACAGCGGCTAAGTCTGTTTCTTCAGCAGCTGGATCTATGGGATCTACAGCAGCAAAAGCCGCTTCCAACCTAACTGATGATATGGCAGCAGCAGCTTCAAAAACAGTGTCACAAGCAGCAACAGGAGGTGGATCAGCAGCTTCTTCAGGACTCTTCGGACAATTCTTAAATAAACCAAACTGGTCTGAGAAAGTCTCTAGAGGTATGAATGTCGTCAAAACCCAAGGAGGACGTGTTGCATCCTTTGCAGGGAAAGCTCTTTCCTCATCCATGCAGATGAGTCAGTTAATGCATGGAATCACAGCAGCTGTCGAAGGAATTTCTGGAAGCATCACAGGAACAGAGGTAGCACATCAACAAAGACTAGCAGGAAAGTTTGAAGCCCAAGCAGAAGTGATGAAGCAAATGTCTTCGGTTTATGGGCAACAAGCAGGGCAAGCAGGGCAACTACAAGAACAAGCAATGCAATCATTCAACTCTGCCCTACAGACATTACAAAATATTGCTGACTCCCAAACACAAACATCAGCCGCTATCTTTAGCTAA
- a CDS encoding secretion system protein codes for MSISSSSGPDNQKNIMSQVLTSTPQGVPQQDKLAGNENKQIQQTRQGKNTEMESDSAIAGTAGKDKTSSASKTESSPQQGVAAGKESIEGGKASSDGSGKVSGAAATDASKTATKIAMQTSIEEASKTMESTLESLQNLSAMQMQEVEEVVLAALSGKQTNSAKLETPELPKPGITPRSEVIEIGLALAKAIQTLGEATKSALSNYASTQAQADQSNKLGLEKQALKIDAERKEYQEMKAAEQKSKDLEGTMETVNTVMIAVSVVITVLSIVAAIFTCGAGLAGLAAGAAVGAAAAGGAAGAAAATTVATQITVQAVVQAVKQAVVEAIKQAISQAIKAAIKSGIKAFIKTLVKAIAKAISKAVSKVFSKGTQMIAKNFPKLSKVMSSLTSKWVTIGVGAMVAAPALGKGIMQTQLSEMQNKVAEFQKEVGKLQAAADMISMFTQFWQQASKIAAKQTGETDDMTEKASKLGGQILKAYAAISGALASAA; via the coding sequence ATGTCTATTTCATCTTCTTCAGGACCAGACAATCAGAAAAACATCATGTCTCAAGTCCTGACATCAACACCTCAGGGCGTCCCCCAACAAGACAAACTTGCTGGAAACGAAAATAAGCAAATACAGCAAACACGCCAAGGTAAAAATACTGAAATGGAGAGTGATTCAGCGATTGCGGGCACTGCTGGAAAAGATAAAACTTCCTCTGCTTCAAAAACAGAAAGCTCTCCTCAACAAGGAGTTGCTGCTGGAAAAGAATCTATAGAAGGAGGAAAGGCAAGCAGTGATGGCTCAGGAAAAGTATCTGGAGCTGCTGCTACCGATGCATCAAAAACGGCGACTAAAATTGCGATGCAAACCTCTATAGAGGAAGCAAGCAAGACCATGGAATCAACTTTGGAGTCTCTTCAAAATCTAAGTGCGATGCAAATGCAAGAAGTTGAAGAAGTGGTTCTCGCTGCGCTTTCAGGAAAACAGACTAATTCGGCAAAATTAGAAACACCAGAACTTCCCAAACCTGGAATTACGCCAAGATCTGAAGTTATTGAAATTGGATTAGCACTTGCTAAAGCAATTCAAACACTCGGAGAAGCAACGAAATCCGCATTATCTAACTATGCGAGTACACAAGCACAAGCAGATCAATCAAATAAATTAGGGTTAGAAAAGCAGGCTTTAAAAATTGATGCAGAACGCAAAGAGTATCAAGAGATGAAAGCCGCTGAACAGAAGTCTAAAGACCTTGAAGGAACGATGGAAACAGTAAATACTGTGATGATTGCTGTGTCTGTTGTCATTACCGTACTTTCTATAGTTGCTGCTATCTTTACCTGTGGAGCTGGATTGGCAGGGCTAGCTGCTGGAGCTGCTGTAGGGGCTGCAGCCGCCGGAGGAGCTGCTGGAGCTGCAGCAGCAACAACTGTAGCAACACAAATTACAGTTCAAGCTGTTGTTCAGGCTGTTAAACAAGCCGTTGTAGAAGCCATTAAACAAGCTATCTCTCAAGCCATTAAAGCTGCTATCAAGTCTGGAATTAAAGCTTTCATTAAAACTTTGGTCAAAGCTATTGCCAAAGCAATTAGTAAGGCAGTCTCTAAAGTTTTCTCTAAAGGGACACAAATGATCGCTAAAAATTTTCCTAAGCTATCTAAAGTCATGTCCTCTCTTACGAGTAAATGGGTCACAATCGGTGTTGGAGCTATGGTCGCAGCTCCTGCTCTTGGTAAAGGGATCATGCAAACGCAACTTTCTGAGATGCAAAACAAAGTAGCCGAGTTCCAAAAAGAAGTTGGGAAACTTCAGGCTGCGGCTGACATGATTTCCATGTTCACTCAATTTTGGCAGCAGGCAAGTAAAATTGCTGCAAAACAAACAGGCGAGACTGATGACATGACTGAGAAAGCTAGTAAGCTTGGCGGACAAATCCTCAAAGCTTATGCCGCTATCAGTGGTGCACTCGCAAGCGCAGCATAA
- a CDS encoding SycD/LcrH family type III secretion system chaperone, translating into MSKPSPRNANQPYKPSASFNKKTRSRLAELAAQKKAKAEDLSQVHPVPTEEEIKKALGNIFEGLSNGVSLQQILGLSDYLLEEIYTVAYTFYSQGKYNEAIGLFQILAASKPQNYKYMLGLSSCYHQLHLYNEAAFGFFLAFDAQPENPIPPYYIADSLLKLKQPEESSNFLDITMDICGTKPEFKILKERCQIMKQSIEKQMVGEDKKSKGKKPAAKGKTTANKKSGKKR; encoded by the coding sequence ATGAGCAAACCATCTCCTCGCAATGCCAATCAACCTTACAAACCCTCAGCCTCTTTTAATAAAAAAACGCGAAGCCGTTTAGCAGAATTAGCGGCTCAAAAGAAAGCGAAGGCCGAGGACCTATCGCAGGTCCATCCTGTACCTACTGAAGAAGAAATCAAAAAAGCCTTGGGGAATATTTTCGAAGGACTGAGCAATGGAGTTAGCCTGCAACAGATCCTAGGACTTTCAGATTATCTTTTAGAAGAGATTTACACTGTTGCTTATACCTTCTATTCCCAAGGCAAATACAATGAGGCAATAGGACTCTTTCAAATACTAGCAGCATCAAAACCTCAAAACTACAAATATATGTTAGGGCTAAGCTCATGCTACCATCAACTACATTTATATAATGAAGCTGCCTTCGGATTTTTCCTAGCCTTTGATGCTCAACCTGAGAACCCTATCCCTCCGTACTATATTGCTGACAGCTTGCTAAAGTTAAAGCAACCTGAAGAATCAAGCAACTTTTTAGATATCACTATGGATATCTGTGGTACTAAACCGGAATTCAAAATCTTAAAAGAACGTTGCCAAATCATGAAACAGTCTATCGAAAAGCAAATGGTTGGAGAAGATAAGAAGTCAAAGGGAAAAAAACCTGCTGCAAAAGGTAAAACAACTGCAAATAAGAAAAGCGGGAAAAAACGTTAA
- the mutL gene encoding DNA mismatch repair endonuclease MutL, translated as MRRPIQLLNPLTINQIAAGEVIENPTSVVKELVENSLDAGADEIEIETLGGGQGLIIVKDNGYGFKPEDIPLALQRHATSKIAEFSDIFSLNSFGFRGEALPSIASISKMEIHSSVAGNTGVKSIIHGGDIVSSEPCARQMGTTIIVNSLFYNVPVRRQFQKSPQSHRLGIRKLIENGILAKDNIGWSWISEGKREMHFSKQKGFQERVAYVMGENFMRDALTIDKTDDFIRIIGFLGSPNFHRPTRQGQKIFINDRPIESSFISRQVGDAYSLLLPLQRYPVFILKLYLPAAWCDFNVHPQKIEARILKDTIVGNYVKEAVLETLTRPPMVHGVHNDVKSIELPTFSILQTNHLDLEESNTLEFSQNISQLSGANYCLETKNNKPHVSNLEIDWTHSRDVRFLTSLGRVVLAEDLEGVHAIFTAAARKQLFFLSLMQSNQQIHQSQTLLIPICLQVTPQEAAFFSDHKEVLCHLGIEISQVGPCTFSIESAPNLIGEEELKAWLLLLAATGSKEINQETLASLIQATLAQTMFSKCVHVFDSSWLILLWSLGKPEKAFDGTRIRRLILDSDFIEG; from the coding sequence GTGAGAAGGCCTATTCAGTTACTCAATCCCCTCACTATCAATCAAATTGCTGCTGGTGAAGTCATTGAAAACCCTACTTCTGTTGTTAAAGAACTTGTAGAGAACTCGTTAGATGCTGGAGCTGATGAGATAGAAATTGAGACTTTAGGTGGGGGACAAGGCCTAATTATCGTTAAAGATAATGGTTATGGGTTCAAACCCGAAGATATTCCCTTAGCTTTACAGCGTCATGCAACCTCAAAAATAGCAGAATTTTCTGATATTTTTTCTTTAAATAGCTTTGGCTTTCGAGGGGAAGCGCTTCCTTCCATCGCTTCTATTTCTAAAATGGAAATACATTCTTCGGTCGCAGGGAACACAGGTGTAAAGTCTATTATTCATGGAGGAGATATTGTTTCTTCGGAGCCTTGCGCCCGTCAAATGGGCACGACAATCATTGTTAACTCTCTCTTTTATAATGTCCCCGTACGTCGTCAATTCCAGAAAAGTCCTCAATCCCATCGTTTAGGGATCCGAAAGCTGATAGAGAACGGGATTTTAGCTAAAGACAACATAGGTTGGTCTTGGATTAGTGAAGGGAAGCGTGAAATGCATTTTTCTAAACAAAAGGGATTCCAAGAAAGAGTTGCTTATGTAATGGGAGAGAATTTCATGCGGGATGCCCTTACTATAGATAAAACAGATGATTTTATCCGTATTATAGGTTTTTTAGGTTCACCGAACTTCCATCGTCCGACGCGTCAGGGACAGAAAATTTTTATTAATGATCGTCCTATAGAGTCTTCTTTTATTTCTAGGCAAGTGGGAGACGCCTACTCATTGCTTTTGCCTCTTCAAAGGTACCCTGTTTTTATTTTGAAACTTTACTTGCCTGCTGCTTGGTGTGATTTTAATGTGCACCCTCAAAAAATAGAGGCCCGGATTCTAAAGGATACAATTGTTGGGAACTACGTCAAAGAAGCTGTATTAGAGACTTTAACTCGCCCCCCGATGGTACATGGAGTTCATAACGACGTTAAGTCAATCGAGTTGCCTACATTTTCTATATTGCAAACGAATCATTTAGATCTGGAAGAAAGCAATACTCTTGAATTTTCTCAAAATATCTCTCAACTAAGTGGGGCAAACTATTGTTTAGAGACAAAAAACAATAAACCACATGTCTCCAATTTAGAAATAGATTGGACACATTCTAGGGATGTTCGTTTTTTGACTTCTCTAGGTCGTGTTGTGCTTGCTGAAGATCTAGAGGGAGTACATGCTATTTTTACCGCAGCAGCGCGAAAGCAACTGTTTTTTCTATCTTTGATGCAAAGCAATCAGCAGATACATCAATCCCAAACACTACTTATTCCAATATGCCTTCAGGTTACACCGCAGGAAGCGGCTTTTTTTTCTGACCATAAGGAAGTGTTATGCCATTTAGGAATAGAAATATCTCAGGTGGGGCCGTGTACTTTTTCTATAGAAAGTGCTCCTAATTTGATCGGTGAAGAAGAGCTGAAGGCTTGGTTGTTGCTATTGGCAGCAACAGGATCCAAAGAGATAAATCAGGAGACATTAGCTTCTTTGATACAAGCAACATTAGCGCAAACTATGTTTTCTAAATGTGTACATGTCTTTGACTCTTCATGGTTGATACTTCTTTGGAGCTTAGGGAAACCTGAAAAAGCATTTGACGGTACACGAATTCGTCGGTTAATTTTAGATTCCGATTTTATTGAAGGATAA
- a CDS encoding M24 family metallopeptidase, whose amino-acid sequence MSDDRILRAQRALAEYNLDAVLVEKSEDIAYFLNDKAIAGILLIGREEIRFFVYRMDKDLYNHIQSVPITFLTHDVVADLSSYIEKNGYQVIGFDSAFTVYHKFAQRQVIPCRWEPLDCFTEKLRSIKSPEEIRRMQEAASLGSAGYDYVLTLLKEGVTEKELVKKLRVFWAEAGAEGPSFPPIIAFGENSAFPHSIPTDRPLRKGDIVLIDIGVLLNGYCSDMTRMTALGMPDPKLMESYPIVVEAQKRAVALCKEGVLWGDVHAEAVCVLEEHNLGSYFVHGIGHGVGRNIHEYPCSPKGSLVKLESGMTITVEPGIYFPGVGGIRIEDTLCINGDKNFSLTARPVTSELICL is encoded by the coding sequence ATGTCTGATGATCGCATTTTACGTGCTCAAAGAGCTCTTGCAGAATATAATCTTGATGCTGTTCTTGTGGAAAAAAGCGAAGATATTGCTTATTTTCTCAATGATAAAGCGATTGCAGGCATCTTATTGATAGGAAGAGAGGAGATAAGATTCTTTGTCTACAGAATGGATAAAGATCTCTACAATCATATCCAATCAGTCCCTATCACTTTTCTGACCCACGATGTTGTTGCAGATCTAAGTTCTTATATCGAAAAGAATGGATACCAAGTGATCGGATTTGATAGTGCTTTCACGGTTTATCATAAGTTCGCTCAAAGACAGGTAATACCTTGTCGTTGGGAGCCTTTAGATTGCTTTACGGAAAAACTGCGTAGTATAAAGTCTCCAGAAGAAATTAGACGGATGCAGGAAGCTGCATCTCTAGGATCTGCAGGATATGATTATGTATTGACTCTACTTAAAGAGGGAGTCACAGAAAAAGAATTGGTCAAGAAGCTACGTGTCTTTTGGGCTGAAGCGGGTGCTGAGGGTCCTTCGTTTCCTCCAATTATTGCTTTTGGAGAAAATTCTGCCTTTCCTCACTCGATTCCTACCGATCGTCCTTTAAGAAAAGGAGACATTGTTCTGATCGATATAGGCGTTCTTCTTAATGGGTATTGTTCTGACATGACTCGGATGACGGCGTTAGGAATGCCTGATCCTAAGCTTATGGAGAGTTATCCTATTGTTGTGGAAGCCCAAAAGAGGGCAGTTGCTCTTTGTAAGGAAGGTGTTCTTTGGGGAGATGTCCATGCAGAAGCTGTTTGTGTATTGGAGGAACACAATCTTGGTAGTTATTTTGTTCATGGGATAGGGCATGGTGTTGGGCGGAATATTCATGAGTATCCCTGTTCTCCCAAAGGGAGTTTAGTGAAACTAGAGTCTGGTATGACTATTACCGTGGAACCTGGAATCTATTTTCCTGGTGTTGGAGGGATTCGTATCGAAGATACTCTATGCATAAATGGAGATAAAAATTTTAGTTTAACCGCGCGTCCTGTAACCTCAGAGTTAATTTGTTTATAA